From a single Callithrix jacchus isolate 240 chromosome 5, calJac240_pri, whole genome shotgun sequence genomic region:
- the LOC144582686 gene encoding uncharacterized protein LOC144582686, whose translation MRQSLWLTPLEPPSTPFSRAHPSCPQRPSALLSEYSQHLATSRPPRCPTRAQALAAFPFLCPGPSSRSQGGGGRAHGATAPPQRAPSEGGEPTRPRQIRRPPGSPPGPPPPPPRATPATRSSGRTPGLRIRRFPLRSRRLASLPGRSGFAAPHTKRRGRFPKAPPRPRTWGRESFLPGAAPSPPRKLAGADGGEMARGAETKYLSPCAQRHKRCHHMSITNNEASPARPCSTERDSVWFGETKGKEQESLPDNPENSSGFRPGPPGQYLYKSVRITPLLSLGHTYPWNTRGHTETRPDWEKYNKYRTLSREDKTNIHDGHQDHPRDSGHQYSKMARSYH comes from the exons ATGCGGCAGTCACTCTGGCTTACACCCTTGGAGCCACCCTCCACTCCTTTCTCCCGCGCCCATCCCAGCTGTCCGCAAAGGCCGTCAGCTCTGCTTTCAGAGTACAGCCAGCATCTGGCCACCTCTCGGCCCCCGCGCTGCCCCACCCGGGCCCAGGCCCTCGCTGCCTTCCCGTTTCTCTGCCCAGGCCCCAGTAGCCGTTCCCAGGGAGGTGGTGGTCGCGCTCACGGCGCCACCGCCCCCCCTCAGCGCGCCCCTTCTGAGGGAGGGGAGCCCACGAGGCCCCGCCAGATCCGACGCCCTCCGGGGTCACCTCCCGGACCCCCTCCCCCCCCGCCCCGCGCCACCCCAGCCACTCGGTCCTCCGGGCGCACACCGGGGCTTCGGATCCGGCGGTTCCCTCTGCGTTCCAGGCGCCTCGCCTCCTTGCCGGGCAGAAGCGGCTTCGCAGCGCCACACACGAAGCGGAGGGGCCGGTTTCCGAAGGCTCCGCCCAGGCCTCGaacctgggggagggagagcttCCTCCCCGGGGCTGCGCCCTCGCCTCCTCGAAAACTCGCCGGGGCAGACGGTGGAGAAATGGCGAGAGGGGCGGAGACTAAGTACCTGTCTCCTTGTGCTCAGCGACACAAAAGATGTCATCACATGTCTATAACAAATAACGAAGCAAGCCCAGCAAG GCCTTGcagcacagagagagactccgtttGGTTTGGAGAAACTAAGGGGAAAGAACAAGAATCTCTGCCTGATAATCCGGAGAATTCTTCCGGATTTCGTCCAGGACCACCAGGGCAGTACCTCTACAAGTCTGTGAGAATCACACCATTATTGAGCTTGGGGCACACATACCCCTGGAATACCCGAGGACACACAGAAACAAGGCCAGACtgggaaaaatacaataaataccgAACTCTTTCACGTGAAGACAAAACAAACATCCATGATgggcatcaagaccatcctagagACAGCGGACACCAGTACTCCAAGATGGCTCGGTCCTACCATTGA
- the TMEM106A gene encoding transmembrane protein 106A has translation MGKTFSQLGSWQENENKSILSSNPTIGSKAASYSSTSSSKSFCSWVPCEGTAGASFVTCPTCQGSGRIPQELEKQLVALIPYGDQRLKPKHTKLFVFLTVLICLVTSSFVIFFLFPRSIPVQPAGLNSSTVAFGESDIHLNITNVLNIFNGNYYPITVTQLTLEVLHLSLVVGQVSNNLLLHIGPLASEQMFYAVATRIQDENTYKICTWPKIKVHHVLLHIQGTLTCSYLSHSEQLVFQSYEYVDCRGNASVPHQLTPHPP, from the exons ATGGGTAAGACATTTTCCCAGCTGGGCTCTTGGCAGGAGAATGAGAACAAGTCAATCCTGTCCTCCAATCCAACCATTGGCAGCAAGGCTGCCAGCTACTCCAGTACCAGTAGCAGCAAGTCTTTTTGTTCCTGGGTGCCTTGTGAAGGAACTGCTGGTGCCAGCTTTGTGACATGTCCCACCTGCCAAGGCAGTGGCAGGATTCCCCAAG aGCTGGAGAAGCAGTTGGTGGCTCTCATCCCCTATGGGGACCAGAGGCTGAAGCCCAAGCATAC GAAGCTCTTTGTGTTCCTGACGGTGCTCATCTGCCTGGTGACTTCCTCCTTCGTCATCTTTTTCCTGTTTCCCCGGTCCATCCCTGTGCAGCCTGCAGGCCTCAACTCCTCCACGGTGGCCTTTGGCGAGTCTGATATCCACCTCAACATAACG AATGTCTTAAACATCTTCAATGGCAACTACTACCCCATCACGGTGACACAGCTGACTCTTGAGGTTCTGCACCTGTCCCTCGTGGTAGGGCAGGTTTCCAACAACCTTCTCCTACACATTGGCCCTTTGGCTAGTGAACAG ATGTTTTATGCAGTAGCCACCAGGATACAGGATGAAAACACATA caAAATCTGTACCTGGCCGAAAATCAAAGTCCACCATGTGCTTTTACACATCCA GGGCACCCTCACCTGCTCCTACCTGAGCCATTCTGAGCAGCTGGTCTTCCAGAGCTATGAATATGTGGACTGCCGAGGAAATGCATCAGTGCCCCACCAGCTGACCCCTCACCCACCATGA